A single window of Balaenoptera ricei isolate mBalRic1 chromosome 15, mBalRic1.hap2, whole genome shotgun sequence DNA harbors:
- the ACHE gene encoding acetylcholinesterase: MRPPWCPLHTPSLASPLLLLLFLLGGGAEAEGLEDPELLVTVRGGRLRGLRLMAPGGPVSAFLGIPFAEPPVGPRRFLPPEPKRPWPGVLNATAFQRVCYQYVDTLYPGFEGTEMWNPNRELSEDCLYLNVWTPYPRPASPTPVLVWIYGGGFYSGASSLDVYDGRFLAQAEGTVLVSMNYRVGAFGFLALPGSREAPGNVGLLDQRLALQWVQENVAAFGGDPTSVTLFGESAGAASVGMHLLSPPSRGLFHRAVLQSGAPNGPWATVGVGEARRRATLLARLVGCPPGGAGGNDTDLVACLRTRPSQDLVDHEWHVLPQESVFRFSFVPVVDGDFLSDTPEALINAGDFHGLQVLVGVVKDEGSYFLVYGAPGFSKNNESLISRAQFLAGVRVGVPQASDLAAEAVVLHYTDWLHPEDPARLREAMSDVVGDHNVVCPVAQLAGRLAAQGARVYAYIFEHRASTLSWPLWMGVPHGYEIEFIFGLPLEPSLNYTVEERTFAQRLMRYWANFARTGDPNDPRDPKVPQWPPYTAGAQQYVSLNLRPLEVRRGLRAQACAFWNRFLPKLLSATDTLDEAERQWKAEFHRWSSYMVHWKNQFDHYSKQDRCSDL, encoded by the exons ATGAGGCCCCCGTGGTGTCCCCTGCACACGCCCTCCCTGGCTTCCccgctccttctcctcctcttcctcctgggaggaggggcagaggctGAGGGCCTAGAGGACCCAGAGCTGCTGGTGACGGTACGTGGGGGCCGGCTACGGGGCCTCCGCCTAATGGCCCCTGGGGGCCCTGTCTCTGCTTTTCTGGGCATCCCCTTCGCAGAGCCACCTGTGGGCCCCCGTCGCTTTCTGCCACCAGAGCCCAAGCGGCCCTGGCCAGGGGTGCTGAATGCCACAGCCTTCCAAAGAGTCTGCTACCAATATGTGGACACCTTGTATCCCGGCTTTGAGGGCACCGAGATGTGGAACCCCAACCGTGAGCTGAGCGAGGATTGCCTCTACCTCAATGTGTGGACACCGTACCCCCGGCCTGCGTCCCCCACCCCTGTCCTCGTCTGGATCTACGGGGGTGGCTTCTACAGCGGGGCCTCCTCCCTGGACGTGTATGATGGTCGCTTCCTGGCCCAGGCCGAGGGGACTGTGCTGGTGTCCATGAACTACCGGGTGGGAGCCTTTGGCTTCTTGGCCCTGCCGGGGAGCCGGGAGGCCCCAGGCAATGTGGGTCTACTGGATCAGAGGCTGGCACTGCAGTGGGTGCAGGAGAACGTAGCAGCCTTCGGGGGGGATCCCACGTCAGTGACTCTGTTTGGGGAAAGCGCAGGTGCCGCCTCCGTGGGCATGCACCTGCTGTCCCCACCCAGCCGGGGCCTGTTCcacagggccgtgctgcagagcgGGGCACCCAATGGGCCCTGGGCCACAGTGGGTGTGGGAGAGGCCCGCCGCAGGGCCACGCTGCTGGCCCGCCTCGTGGGCTGTCCCCCTGGTGGGGCTGGTGGCAATGACACAGACCTGGTGGCCTGCCTGCGGACACGGCCGTCTCAGGATCTGGTGGACCACGAGTGGCATGTGCTGCCTCAGGAAAGCGTCTTCCGCTTCTCCTTCGTGCCTGTGGTGGATGGAGACTTCCTCAGTGACACGCCCGAAGCCCTCATCAATGCTGGAGACTTCCATGGCCTGCAG GTGCTGGTGGGTGTGGTGAAGGATGAGGGCTCCTATTTTCTGGTTTACGGGGCCCCAGGCTTCAGCAAAAACAACGAGTCTCTCATCAGCCGGGCCCAGTTCCTGGCCGGGGTGCGGGTCGGGGTCCCCCAGGCAAGTGACCTGGCTGCCGAGGCTGTGGTCCTGCATTACACAGACTGGCTGCACCCTGAGGACCCGGCGCGCCTGAGGGAGGCCATGAGTGACGTGGTGGGCGACCACAACGTCGTGTGCCCCGTAGCCCAGCTGGCTGGGCGACTGGCCGCCCAAGGCGCTCGCGTCTATGCCTACATCTTTGAACACCGTGCATCCACGCTCTCCTGGCCCCTCTGGATGGGGGTGCCCCATGGCTACGAGATCGAGTTTATCTTCGGGCTCCCCCTGGAACCCTCGCTAAACTACACTGTCGAGGAGAGAACCTTTGCCCAACGACTGATGAGATACTGGGCCAACTTTGCCCGCACCGG GGACCCCAATGACCCCCGGGACCCCAAAGTCCCGCAGTGGCCACCATACACGGCGGGAGCGCAGCAGTACGTGAGCCTGAACCTGCGGCCGCTAGAGGTGCGGCGGGGGCTCCGTGCCCAGGCCTGCGCCTTCTGGAACCGCTTCCTACCCAAATTGCTCAGCGCCACCG